One segment of Synchiropus splendidus isolate RoL2022-P1 chromosome 4, RoL_Sspl_1.0, whole genome shotgun sequence DNA contains the following:
- the si:ch211-57n23.4 gene encoding immunoglobulin superfamily DCC subclass member 3 has protein sequence MVVVAALLGWFPPGLCSASELSFLKEPSDVIAVRDRPLMLDCRVQGEEPILITWRKNGVPLSTSLRLQVLANGTLLIQSFQKRREGSEADVGEYDCAAQNRYGMLVSRKAKVQLASLPKFHTHPVSMSVDEGSVARFQCQINGIPKAEITWEKNRVPLTAEDSRYTLLPMGVLQVTGVRQMDAGTFRCVAQNIANTRYSNEAMLNITGGTLRTYKEPVILSGPQNLTLTIHQTAILECIATGNPRPIVSWSRLDGRSIGVEGIQVLGTGNLMISDVSLQHSGVYVCAANRPGTRMRRTALGRLVVQAPPEFLQWPQSVSKPAGGSVVFTCVAQGVPEPHLIWLKNGKVLVPSLNVKLTNNNSTLALTRIKPDDEAIYQCIAENSAGTNQASARLAVALAKDLPAVPQGLSANALSTNTLQISWKQPPADVTENIIGYVMHIRKLGEADSLELQEAISKGTFQHNVTNLEPATTYSLYVKAYSALAASQQSNTVEATTLGGVPAPPTFFTKVVNSSAVQVLWELPSKTGKAQGFRLSYRRVPHVDYQGSIQFPYHVNAHTVSHLEHGAVYEFKLVSFNGNGESESSKRLVSLGEEMMTAHSTGEKASCPCHDGEASLGSIVIGIHIGTACIIFLVLFLVFGYRHSLFCSKETPDSWSVPRDNTSHNRLHNETKKSLRAASSPEVVCPGQCQVLIEQHSSTIPGTNSG, from the exons ATGGTGGTGGTTGCTGCCCTCCTGGGATGG TTTCCCCCAGGTCTCTGCTCAGCATCTGAGCTATCATTCCTGAAGGAGCCCAGCGACGTGATTGCAGTGAGGGACCGACCACTGATGTTGGATTGTCGGGTGCAGGGTGAGGAGCCCATCCTGATTACCTGGCGAAAAAATGGCGTACCTCTATCCACCAGCCTGCGACTCCAGGTGCTGGCCAATGGCACCCTTCTTATACAAAGTTTCCAGAAACGGAGAGAAGGGAGTGAGGCAGACGTGGGCGAGTATGACTGTGCTGCTCAAAACCGCTACGGCATGCTGGTTAGTCGCAAGGCAAAAGTGCAGTTGGCAT cacTACCAAAGTTCCATACTCATCCGGTGTCTATGTCAGTAGACGAGGGGAGTGTAGCAAGATTTCAATGCCAAATCAATGGCATACCAAAGGCTGAGATCACTTGGGAGAAAAACAGGGTACCACTGACAGCTGAAGACAGCAG ATACACCCTCCTCCCGATGGGCGTGCTTCAAGTAACTGGCGTGAGACAGATGGATGCAGGGACCTTCCGCTGCGTTGCTCAAAACATTGCTAACACTCGTTACAGTAATGAAGCCATGCTCAACATTACAG GTGGGACACTGAGGACGTATAAGGAACCTGTCATTCTGTCAGGGCCCCAAAATCTGACTTTAACGATCCATCAAACTGCAATTCTGGAGTGTATTGCCACTGGAAACCCCAGGCCCATCGTATCTTGGAGTAGACTAG aTGGACGCTCCATTGGGGTGGAAGGTATCCAGGTTCTTGGTACAGGGAACCTCATGATCTCAGATGTGTCTTTGCAACATtctggtgtgtatgtgtgcgctgCCAACAGACCTGGAACCAGAATGAGACGCACAGCACTTGGTCGTCTTGTTGTACAAG CTCCCCCAGAATTTTTGCAGTGGCCACAGTCTGTATCCAAACCAGCCGGGGGAAGCGTGGTGTTCACCTGTGTAGCTCAGGGTGTCCCCGAACCACATCTCATCTGGCTGAAGAATGGAAAAGTCCTGGTTCCCAGTCTCAACGTCAAATTGACCAATAACAACAG TACCCTGGCGCTGACCCGAATCAAACCTGATGATGAAGCCATCTACCAATGCATTGCGGAGAACAGTGCTGGCACCAACCAGGCTAGTGCCCGCTTGGCTGTGGCCTTGGCCAAAGACCTTCCCGCTGTCCCACAGGGCCTCTCTGCCAATGCCCTGTCCACAAACACCCTGCAGATCTCCTGGAAGCAGCCACCGGCCGATGTCACTGAGAACATCATAGGATACGTAATGCATATCCGTAAATTAGGAG AAGCCGACAGTCTGGAGTTGCAGGAAGCCATCAGTAAGGGAACCTTCCAGCACAATGTGACCAACCTTGAGCCTGCCACAACCTACTCTCTCTATGTGAAAGCCTACTCTGCCTTGGCTGCCAGTCAGCAGTCCAATACCGTGGAGGCAACAACACttggtggag TGCCAGCCCCACCCACCTTCTTCACAAAGGTGGTCAACTCAAGTGCTGTCCAGGTTCTTTGGGAGTTGCCAAGCAAGACTGGCAAGGCTCAGGGCTTTAGGCTGTCCTACCGCAGGGTCCCCCATGTTGACTACCAAGGATCAATTCAGTTCCCCTATCACGTCAACGCCCACACCGTCTCTCATTTGG AACATGGTGCTGTCTATGAATTCAAACTGGTCTCCTTCAATGGAAATGGAGAAAGTGAATCCTCAAAGAGGCTGGTGTCACTGGGTGAGGAGATGATGACAGCTCATTCTACTG GAGAGAAGGCTTCATGCCCATGCCATGATGGAGAGGCCTCTCTGGGAAGCATCGTTATTGGCATCCATATTGGCACAGCCTGTATCATCTTTCTGGTTCTCTTCCTCGTGTTTGGATACCGCCACAG